The following are encoded in a window of Paraburkholderia hospita genomic DNA:
- a CDS encoding FAD-binding monooxygenase, protein MQFHLNGFRVGDPTIEPAADNAPRVEMPDTVDVLIVGSGPAGLVLAAQLSQFPTVCTRIVERRSGPLQMGQADGVACRTVEMFNAFGLSDRLQREAYWVNETAFWRPDAQDRGAIKRTGRVQDTETGMSEFPHVIVNQARVQDYLLDVMRRSAQRLEPDYDLEVVDVQRDDTGEYPVRVKLRRMDEARLDEEITVRARYVVGCDGSRSRVRTAIGQTLRGDAANHAWGVMDALAVTDFPDIRLKVAIQSASKGNLLIIPREGGYLVRFYVDLGEVTPENRDSLKQTTVDHIIETAQHILHPYTLDAKEVAWFSVYEVGQRLTDRFDDALAADGTSRDPRVFIAGDACHTHSAKAGQGMNVSMQDGFNLGWKLGAVLQGRSDANLLRTYSDERQPIAQELIDFDKEWSAMMAAPPKDPNRPEAGGVDPAELQAYFVRAGRYTAGVATHYRPGVLTGEAAHQALAKGFVIGTRFHSSPVIRLADAKPVHLGHAASADGRWRLYAFADAKRTALDALCEHLATSPDSVLRLTTPEDADVDSVFDLRAVLQQPHREVRLDDLPALLLPRKGRYGLIDYEKTFTSDAATDIFDARGIDRERGALVVVRPDQYVAHVLPLDAYAELKAFFRPIFRMR, encoded by the coding sequence ATGCAATTTCATCTCAACGGTTTCCGCGTCGGCGATCCGACCATCGAGCCGGCTGCCGACAATGCGCCTCGCGTCGAGATGCCCGACACGGTCGACGTGTTGATCGTCGGAAGCGGTCCTGCGGGACTCGTGCTGGCAGCACAACTGTCGCAATTCCCGACCGTCTGCACACGCATCGTCGAGCGGCGCTCAGGACCGTTGCAGATGGGACAGGCAGACGGAGTCGCGTGCCGGACTGTCGAGATGTTCAATGCGTTCGGCCTCAGCGACCGCTTGCAGCGTGAAGCATATTGGGTCAACGAAACCGCGTTCTGGCGCCCCGATGCACAGGACCGTGGCGCCATCAAGCGTACCGGTCGTGTTCAGGATACCGAAACAGGCATGTCGGAGTTTCCGCATGTGATCGTCAATCAGGCTCGCGTGCAGGACTATCTGCTCGATGTGATGCGTCGCTCCGCGCAACGGCTCGAACCGGACTACGATCTGGAAGTGGTCGACGTGCAACGCGACGATACCGGCGAATACCCCGTGCGCGTGAAGTTGCGCCGTATGGATGAAGCAAGGCTGGATGAGGAAATCACTGTGCGTGCGCGCTATGTCGTCGGTTGCGACGGCTCCCGCAGCCGCGTGCGTACGGCCATCGGACAAACCCTGCGCGGCGATGCCGCCAATCATGCGTGGGGCGTGATGGACGCGCTCGCCGTCACGGACTTTCCGGACATCCGCCTGAAAGTCGCCATTCAGTCCGCGAGCAAGGGCAACTTGCTCATCATTCCGCGCGAAGGCGGATACCTGGTGCGCTTCTACGTCGATCTAGGCGAGGTCACGCCCGAGAATCGCGACAGCCTCAAACAGACCACGGTCGATCACATCATCGAGACGGCTCAGCACATCCTGCACCCCTATACACTCGATGCAAAGGAAGTCGCGTGGTTCTCCGTGTATGAAGTGGGACAGCGCCTGACCGATCGCTTCGACGACGCCCTCGCCGCCGACGGCACGTCTCGCGACCCGCGTGTGTTCATCGCAGGCGATGCCTGTCATACGCATAGCGCGAAGGCCGGCCAGGGCATGAACGTGTCGATGCAGGACGGCTTCAATCTCGGATGGAAACTGGGCGCGGTGCTGCAGGGACGCAGCGACGCCAATCTGTTGCGTACCTATTCCGACGAGCGTCAGCCCATCGCGCAGGAGTTGATCGACTTCGACAAGGAATGGTCGGCGATGATGGCCGCTCCGCCGAAAGATCCCAACCGGCCCGAAGCAGGCGGCGTCGATCCGGCTGAACTGCAAGCCTATTTCGTTCGCGCGGGCCGATATACGGCTGGCGTTGCGACGCACTACCGGCCGGGTGTGTTGACAGGCGAAGCGGCGCATCAGGCTCTTGCCAAAGGCTTCGTGATCGGCACACGTTTTCATTCATCGCCCGTCATTCGTCTCGCCGATGCGAAGCCCGTCCATCTCGGACACGCGGCATCCGCTGACGGCCGCTGGCGCCTGTACGCGTTCGCGGATGCGAAGCGAACTGCGCTCGATGCGCTGTGCGAGCATCTCGCTACATCGCCCGATTCTGTCTTGCGGCTCACCACGCCAGAGGATGCCGATGTGGATAGCGTGTTCGATCTGCGCGCGGTGCTGCAGCAGCCGCATCGCGAAGTGCGTCTCGACGACCTGCCCGCCCTGTTGCTGCCGCGCAAGGGACGCTACGGCCTCATCGACTACGAGAAAACATTTACGAGCGACGCAGCGACTGATATCTTCGACGCGCGCGGCATCGATCGCGAACGGGGCGCGCTCGTCGTGGTCCGTCCGGATCAATACGTCGCGCATGTTCTTCCACTCGATGCATACGCGGAACTGAAGGCCTTTTTCCGGCCAATATTCCGCATGCGCTAA